ACCTTGATCACCATATCAGAGCGTGCAAACACCTCTTCCGCAGATGCTACAATTTCTGCTCCATTCTCTGCGTAGAGCTCATCAGGAATTCCACTTCCTAAACCAGCTCCACGTTCGATGAGAACAGTATGGCCGGCATTCGTTAACTCTTCTGCCCCGACCGGAATTAAGGCAACCCGATACTCATCCTGCTTGATTTCACGTGGTACCCCAACAATCATTGTCTTCTCCCGATTTCATGTAGTTCAACAGACTGCTATAATACGACAGAGAGTATAATTATACGCATCAAGTTTTATAGTATTCGTCTTAATTGAACAATATGCTTGAGGCTTAACCAGACCATTTCATTGACAGTTAAAATTCACCACAGCGAAATCGAAAAGAATTCAGAGTGACCATTCAATTTACCCAGCCCCAGGAAACCGCAGCAAAAGCTCTGATCAAATTGAGTTTAGAGGAAGATTTAAATCAAATCGGTGATCTGACTTGCCAGGCATTGATCAATGAATCTGATCAGGCAGAGATACAAATTGTCGCCAGACAAACGGGAATTCTGGCGGGCGCTCCGATCGCTTCACTCGTTTTTTCTGAGTTGGACTCTCCCGTACATTGTTCGCATCACCTGTCTGATGGTGATACATTACAACCAGGTTCGATCATCGCCACTTATTCCGGACCGTTGGCTTCGATTCTGATTGGTGAACGAACAATTCTCAACTTCATGACACATTTGAGTGGTGTCGCCTCACTGACCGCAAAATACGTTGAGGCAATTCAAGGAACCAATGCTACGATCCTGGATACGCGCAAAACGCTGCCTGGCTGGCGGGTTCTCGAAAAATATGCTGTGACTGCCGGTGGCGGCACAAATCATCGTATGGGGCTCTACGATGGTGTCTTAATCAAAGATAATCACCTGGCTGCCTGGGCCAGTCGTAATTCAGAACCATCCATCGCAGCTGCAATCAGACACGCTCGTGAATCAGTTCCAGACGGAAAAAATATTGAAGTCGAAGTCGACAGACTTGATCAATTAGCCGATGCCTTACAGGCAACTCCTGAAATCGTTTTGCTGGACAACATGTCTCCTGAACTTCTTAGACAGGCTATTCAGATGCGAAATCAACAATCACCGAGCACACTCCTTGAAGCCTCGGGAGGGATCACATTGGAAAGTATCCGCAGTATTGCCGATACAGGAGTTGAACGAATTAGTATTGGGGCGATTACTCATTCTGCTATCGCACTAGATCTGGGGTTTGATTGGAAACGACGGACTTAAAATGCCTCATTGTAAATATAGCCCATCTCTTCACATATTATTAGACCATTCCTTATGAATGACCCGCCTCGTCCGCAGCATACAATATCTATACCTGAAGATAACCCGATCTTCGTGCGTGGTGCCCTGATCTGGTTACTACTGTTTTTTATTGCCTTCATCAGCTTTACACTACCCAATAATCCTTCCATAAGTCGCTGGGATATTGTGACAAATCTCCCTTACCTTCTTCTGGATCTGATTGATCCGCTGCCTGAGGAAAATCCACACCCTGCAGGCTGGAGTTATTTTCCACAACGATTTCCCCTAATAGGTATTGCACTTGTCATCCTCACAGGCGCATGGGGTTTAGGACAAATAGTAACAAGGCTGATTCGAATTCCATCCGCTCCCTTCACAATAGAACGAACCGTATTCGCATATGGCGTTGGTATTTCCAGTGTTTCGTTGCTCACTTTAGGAGGAGGCTTACTAGGAATTCTTTCCCAGATACTCTGTTATCTGGTACTTGGCTTGAGTGCATTACTGGGGGGAATCTCTGCATATACCGAATCTAAAAGGAACATTAGTCCTACACCATCTTTAAAACAGTCCCCACCAGATACAGTCTCTCAAGAGACGATATTTCGTGGGGCCTGCTGTCTATTGATTTTCCCTTTTGTGCTCAGCATGTTTTTAGGTTCTATGTTACCTTCCACTGATTTTGATGTGCTGGAATATCATTTTGGTGGTCCCAAGGAATTTTATCAGCAAGGCTATATTGGCTTCCTGCCGCATAATGTTTATACCAGTTTTCCCTTTTTGACTGAGATGCTCA
The Gimesia aquarii DNA segment above includes these coding regions:
- the nadC gene encoding carboxylating nicotinate-nucleotide diphosphorylase gives rise to the protein MTIQFTQPQETAAKALIKLSLEEDLNQIGDLTCQALINESDQAEIQIVARQTGILAGAPIASLVFSELDSPVHCSHHLSDGDTLQPGSIIATYSGPLASILIGERTILNFMTHLSGVASLTAKYVEAIQGTNATILDTRKTLPGWRVLEKYAVTAGGGTNHRMGLYDGVLIKDNHLAAWASRNSEPSIAAAIRHARESVPDGKNIEVEVDRLDQLADALQATPEIVLLDNMSPELLRQAIQMRNQQSPSTLLEASGGITLESIRSIADTGVERISIGAITHSAIALDLGFDWKRRT